From the Brachyhypopomus gauderio isolate BG-103 chromosome 5, BGAUD_0.2, whole genome shotgun sequence genome, one window contains:
- the phyh gene encoding phytanoyl-CoA dioxygenase, peroxisomal isoform X1 — protein sequence MSQRAADRLKVVLNHLDRTNNPVSANFTSSLNVSYRSPQALRYTFDTDVLSPEQRISYEENGFILIKNLVSEEDINKFRAAFERICKRDVKIPGLVIMRDVAIVKSEYVRDEKAVSKLQDFQEDPELFRYCKLPQILKYVECFTGPNIMAMHTMLINKPPDAGRKTSRHPMHQDLHYFPFRPSDRIVCAWTAMEKVNRQNGCLVVLPGSHRGSLQEHDYPEWEGGVNKMYHGIQNFDPSHPRVHVEMEKGDTLFFHPLLIHGSGMNKTLGFRKAISCHYASADCYYIDVEGTTQENISNEVKELAFKKYKMDDSVSFQDTWLFRGRLVQGERTSM from the exons aTGTCTCAGCGAGCGGCAGACCGACTGAAAGTGGTCCTGAATCATCTGGACCGGACCAACAATCCCGTT AGCGCAAACTTCACCTCTTCACTGAATGTGTCATATCGCTCCCCTCAAGCGCTCCG GTACACCTTCGACACAGACGTCCTGAGCCCAGAACAGAGGATTTCTTATGAAGAAAATGGCTTCATTCTTATTAAAAATCTGGTTTCTGAAGAGGACATAAATAAGTTTAG GGCTGCGTTTGAACGTATATGTAAACGAGATGTAAAAATCCCTGGCTTGGTGATTATGAGAGATGTGGCCATCGTTAAGTCGGAATACGTGCGTGATGAGAAGGCCGTGTCGAAACTTCAGGACTTCCAGGAGGATCCCGAGCTCTTTCGGTACTGCAAGTTGCCCCAG ATTCTAAAATACGTGGAGTGTTTCACTGGACCCAACATCATGGCTATGCACACGATGCTCATCAACAAGCCCCCTgatgcag GGAGGAAGACCTCTCGTCACCCCATGCACCAGGACCTGCACTACTTCCCGTTCCGACCCTCCGACCGCATCGTGTGCGCCTGGACAGCTATGGAGAAGGTGAACCGCCAGAACGGCTGCCTGGTCGTGCTACCCGGCTCGCACAGGGGCTCCCTGCAGGAGCACGACTACCCGGAGTGGGAG GGTGGGGTGAACAAGATGTACCATGGCATTCAGAACTTTGACCCCAGCCATCCCAGAGTCCACGTGGAGATGGAGAAAGGAGACACCCTGTTTTTTCACCCTTTGCTCATCCACGGCTCGGGGATGAACAAAACTCTGGGTTTCCGGAAG gctATCTCCTGTCACTATGCCAGTGCTGACTGCTACTATATTGATGTGGAGGGAACAACCCAGGAAAACATCAGTAATGAAGTGAAGGAACttgcatttaaaaaatataaaatggaTGACTCTGTTTCCTTTCAG GACACCTGGCTTTTCAGGGGCCGTCTGgtccagggagagaggacatCGATGTGA
- the phyh gene encoding phytanoyl-CoA dioxygenase, peroxisomal isoform X2: protein MSQRAADRLKVVLNHLDRTNNPVSANFTSSLNVSYRSPQALRYTFDTDVLSPEQRISYEENGFILIKNLVSEEDINKFRAAFERICKRDVKIPGLVIMRDVAIVKSEYVRDEKAVSKLQDFQEDPELFRYCKLPQILKYVECFTGPNIMAMHTMLINKPPDAGRKTSRHPMHQDLHYFPFRPSDRIVCAWTAMEKVNRQNGCLVVLPGSHRGSLQEHDYPEWEGGVNKMYHGIQNFDPSHPRVHVEMEKGDTLFFHPLLIHGSGMNKTLGFRKVIPDGFKSLQQTVPKGKS from the exons aTGTCTCAGCGAGCGGCAGACCGACTGAAAGTGGTCCTGAATCATCTGGACCGGACCAACAATCCCGTT AGCGCAAACTTCACCTCTTCACTGAATGTGTCATATCGCTCCCCTCAAGCGCTCCG GTACACCTTCGACACAGACGTCCTGAGCCCAGAACAGAGGATTTCTTATGAAGAAAATGGCTTCATTCTTATTAAAAATCTGGTTTCTGAAGAGGACATAAATAAGTTTAG GGCTGCGTTTGAACGTATATGTAAACGAGATGTAAAAATCCCTGGCTTGGTGATTATGAGAGATGTGGCCATCGTTAAGTCGGAATACGTGCGTGATGAGAAGGCCGTGTCGAAACTTCAGGACTTCCAGGAGGATCCCGAGCTCTTTCGGTACTGCAAGTTGCCCCAG ATTCTAAAATACGTGGAGTGTTTCACTGGACCCAACATCATGGCTATGCACACGATGCTCATCAACAAGCCCCCTgatgcag GGAGGAAGACCTCTCGTCACCCCATGCACCAGGACCTGCACTACTTCCCGTTCCGACCCTCCGACCGCATCGTGTGCGCCTGGACAGCTATGGAGAAGGTGAACCGCCAGAACGGCTGCCTGGTCGTGCTACCCGGCTCGCACAGGGGCTCCCTGCAGGAGCACGACTACCCGGAGTGGGAG GGTGGGGTGAACAAGATGTACCATGGCATTCAGAACTTTGACCCCAGCCATCCCAGAGTCCACGTGGAGATGGAGAAAGGAGACACCCTGTTTTTTCACCCTTTGCTCATCCACGGCTCGGGGATGAACAAAACTCTGGGTTTCCGGAAGGTAATACCAGATGGATTTAAATCCCTGCAGCAGACAGTCCCAAAAGGGAAGAGTTGA
- the ucmaa gene encoding upper zone of growth plate and cartilage matrix associated a, translated as MAWVHIALLTLLPTVVILTVLSEVESAAVKDGKVSQPEHTRHKASPPKVFLPESDASNFFKRRARRSPKSPEEYSAEQRVQSAASERRREYYEEQSNEYENHREEERDEQYERTREKMEQWRQYHYDGYYPRYPHHRAYA; from the exons ATGGCCTGGGTGCACATAGCCCTCCTGACCCTGCTGCCCACTGTGGTCATCCTAACTG TGCTGTCTGAAGTAGAAAGTGCAGCAGTCAAGGATGGAAAAGTCAGTCAACCTGAACACACTCGACATAAAG CGTCGCCTCCGAAGGTTTTCCTGCCCGAATCAGATGCTTCAAACTTCTTCAAACGTCGTGCCCGAAGATCCCCCAAATCGCCAGAAGAGTATTCTG CGGAGCAGCGAGTCCAGTCGGCTGCCAGCGAGCGCCGGAGGGAGTACTACGAGGAGCAGTCCAACGAGTACGAGAACCACCGGGAGGAGGAGCGAGACG AACAGTACGAGAGGACCCGGGAGAAGATGGAGCAATGGCGCCAGTACCACTACGACGGGTACTACCCACGTTACCCGCACCACCGCGCCTACGCCTGA
- the teni.1 gene encoding uncharacterized protein teni.1, whose translation MKSALLSALFFLLFLSYSPALEDVYEYLWESNVHIANKTLHVDFLRQMESGGLQAERYVAFTLQDINYLLKVTSMLKEMSERVQGREDLSAFMTGRYKSYKTFADWLLGQYFLKGASQISPTPAMKKYLADYREVMKRESDPLFFAVALLPCSRLWLWLANKLDIPNTNAYYTFKKSNMEGHPEKHYKAMLNKYLNTTEKVRKASDIFSTQMQNEHNFFASS comes from the exons ATGAAGTCTGCTTTACTTTCTGCATTGTTTTTCCTGTTATTTCTGAG CTACAGTCCAGCTCTCGAGGACGTGTACGAGTATCTTTGGGAAAGTAACGTGCACATCGCCAACAAGACCCTCCACGTCGACTTCCTGAGGCAGATGGAGAGCGGCGGCCTGCAGGCCGAGCGCTACGTCGCCTTCACCCTGCAGGACATTAACTACCTGCTGAAGGTCACCAGCATGCTGAAGGAGATGAGTGAGAGGGTGCAGGGTCGCGAAGACCTGAGCGCTTTCATGACGGGCAGATACAAGAGTTACAAGACGTTCGCCGACTGGCTTCTCGGTCAATATTTCCTTAAG GGCGCGTCTCAGATCTCGCCAACACCCGCCATGAAGAAGTACCTGGCGGACTACAGAGAggtgatgaagagagagagcgacCCTCTGTTCTTCGCTGTAGCCCTCCTGCCTTGCTCCAGACTTTGGCTCTGGTTGGCTAACAAGTTGGACATACCCAACACCAATGCCTACTACACATTTAAGAAAAGCAATATGGAGGGCCACCCTGAGAAGCATTACAAAGCAATGCTGAACAAATATCTCAACACCACCGAGAAAGTGCGGAAGGCCAGCGACATCTTCAGCACGCAGATGCAGAATGAGCACAATTTCTTTGCCTCATCTTGA